A single window of Gossypium arboreum isolate Shixiya-1 chromosome 13, ASM2569848v2, whole genome shotgun sequence DNA harbors:
- the LOC108462222 gene encoding secreted RxLR effector protein 161-like produces the protein MAHAYSSLFVKVSEGKLAIVLVYVDDLIITRDDSEEILQKFGMLNCKTITIPVEPNTKFCAYEGKDLEDRLMYQQLAASRYMQNPKKQHLETVRRVLRYVKGTLNYGLLYKKGEACKLVGYCDADYARDHDTPSTTGSVFKFGSGTISWCSKRQPTVSLLTTEAEYKAATMATQESTWLVQLMEDLHQKIDYAIPL, from the exons ATGGCTCATGCATATTCTAGTTTGTTTGTCAAAGTTAGTGAAGGGAAGTTGGCAATAGTGTTGGTATATGTAGACGATTTGATAATCACTAGAGATGATAGTGAAGAAATCCTCCAA AAATTTGGAATGCTCAATTGTAAGACCATCACTATACCAGTGGAACCGAACACCAAGTTTTGTGCTTATGAAGGGAAAGACTTAGAAGATAGGTTGATGTATCAGCAACTTGCAG CGAGTCGATATATGCAGAACCCCAAGAAACAACACTTGGAAACAGTTCGACGAGTTCTAAGATATGTGAAGGGTACTCTTAATTATGGTCTTCTATATAAGAAAGGTGAGGCTTGCAAACTAGTTGGTTATTGTGATGCTGACTATGCAAGGGATCACGATACACCATCAACCACTGGCTCTGTATTCAAGTTTGGTTCAGGGACAATTTCTTGGTGTAGTAAAAGACAACCAACTGTGTCCTTATTGACAACAGAGGCAGAATATAAAGCAGCAACTATGGCAACCCAAGAAAGTACATGGTTAGTGCAACTTATGGAAGATTTGCACCAAAAAATTGATTATGCAATACCCCTCTAG